One genomic window of Mercenaria mercenaria strain notata chromosome 2, MADL_Memer_1, whole genome shotgun sequence includes the following:
- the LOC123562457 gene encoding lateral eye opsin-like, whose amino-acid sequence MVKSRDREMAARLATPVCYSDTFIGAFTGFGAIWSLMALAVDRCVVITRSMPVQHPTDKMIAYFVTATIWIVALAFAIMPFLGFGRYSIEGSKIACSVINFTKSFSNMLYNILIQVLYFFIPIICMICCYSIIFIKVRTHERQYFNVKQSGQVDDSSFRRMRKSRKLERNEMKTARAGLILISVFCLSWTPYSIVSWIGLLGNRYTLTPLAVALPAVFAKMSTILNPLLYALLLRSFKLKLRLLYKQHFQLTRTFNVASERTNVEIISNLDRHRRQAADTTRRKNLNSL is encoded by the coding sequence TTTGCTActccgacacatttataggtgcATTCACAGGGTTCGGAGCTATATGGTCACTGATGGCATTGGCCGTGGATCGATGTGTTGTTATTACAAGGAGCATGCCAGTTCAACATCCGACGGATAAAATGATCGCATATTTTGTCACAGCTACCATATGGATAGTGGCGTTGGCCTTTGCAATAATGCCTTTTCTTGGCTTTGGACGTTATTCCATCGAAGGATCTAAAATTGCATGCAGTGTTATtaactttacaaaatcattttcgaATATGCTGTACAATATTTTAATTCAGGTGTTATACTTCTTCATACCAATTATTTGTATGATATGCTGTTACAGTATAATTTTTATAAAGGTACGAACTCATGAACGGCAGTATTTCAATGTTAAACAATCTGGCCAGGTGGATGATTCTTCATTTAGACGCATGCGCAAAAGTAGGAAACTGGaacgaaatgaaatgaaaacgGCTAGAGCAGGGTTAATTCTTATATCTGTGTTTTGCCTATCCTGGACCCCCTACAGTATTGTCTCGTGGATTGGATTGCTAGGAAACAGATATACACTGACACCGTTAGCAGTTGCTTTGCCCGCAGTTTTTGCGAAAATGTCTACAATTTTGAACCCACTTCTTTATGCTTTGTTACTACGTAGTTTCAAGCTAAAACTAAGACTATTATACAAGCAGCACTTTCAACTAACACGCACTTTTAATGTCGCGTCGGAAAGGACAAACGTTGAAATTATTTCTAATTTAGACAGGCATAGAAGACAAGCTGCAGACACGACAAGAAGGAAAAATTTAAACTCtctttaa